TCCAATTGCTTGATTTCGTCATACCAGTTGGTCAGCCGCTCGATCAATCCGTGCATTTCGGCCATTCGCGCCTGGGCATGGCGCTCGGTCTCGCTCGCCGGCTGCTGCATCAGGATCTCGCGCAGCACCGACAGGGTCGGGTCGACCTCCCGCTTCTTGCGCTCCTCGGCGAGCGTCCGCAGGATCTGCCAGATATCGTCGGGCGTGGTGAAATAGTCGCGCCGGTCGCCCGGCAGGTGCTTCAGGAGCACCAGGTTCCAGGCCTGCAGCTCCTTCAGGCTCATCGAGACGTTGGAACGCGAAATGCCGAGCGCGGCGACGATGTCGTCGGCGCAGAGCGGCTGCGGCGAGACATAGAGCAGCGCATAGACCTGGCCGACGGTGCGATTGATGCCCCAGCGGCTGCCCATCTCACCGAAATGCAGCACGAAGGCCTGGATCAGCGGCGGCAGGTTCACGAGCGCCTCGTCAATGTCTGAACTTTCAGAAATTTCT
This window of the bacterium YEK0313 genome carries:
- a CDS encoding MarR family protein yields the protein MNLPPLIQAFVLHFGEMGSRWGINRTVGQVYALLYVSPQPLCADDIVAALGISRSNVSMSLKELQAWNLVLLKHLPGDRRDYFTTPDDIWQILRTLAEERKKREVDPTLSVLREILMQQPASETERHAQARMAEMHGLIERLTNWYDEIKQLETARLTTLLTLGAKVTRLLETKDKIVSLGRGRRSGDKG